The DNA segment AAGTGATGTACTGCCTGTTAAAAACGGATCCCTCATAGCTGCAGTAAAGCAAAACCTAGAGCGCTGTAGAATAAACCCAAAAACAATTCCAATCATCCAGCGAAGAGCCACGGAAGTTGCTACAGTAGATAAATACCAGCCAAAAACAATTATTAGTGCAAGCAGTGCGATGCCGTAACCGATCTGATTCTTCTTTTTAGCAGCGGGTTTTGATTTTACCCTCGATTTCAGTGAAACTTCTGATTGTGCCACAAAAACACCTCCTGTAAAGATTGTACTTGTGATTTCCTTCACTATCTCAATTATACTTGCCTTATGAATAGTTGTAAAATTAACTAATTTTATGCTACTATAAGAATAGCTTATATCAGGAAAAGGTGATTACCTATGAATATCGACTTTTTAAAGGCATTTGCCGCCGTAGCCAAAACCGGCTCGCTCACTCAGGCTGCTGAGGAACTTTTTATTACTCAGCCGGCTCTTTCTCAGCAAATAAAGCAATTAGAAAATTATTTCTCGATACAGCTCCTTGAAAGAAGTAATCGAGGTACCAGTTTGACCGAAGCAGGTAAGCTGCTTTACGATTATTCTACCAAGATAGCAGACCTTTTTGACGAACTGGAATCAAAGATGGACAGCCTGCGCGCCTCGGTAGAGGGCAGCCTTACTATTGGAGCTACTTCGGTTGTTGGCGGTTATGCAGTACCGTGTAGTATCTTTATATTTAAAGAGAAATACCCCGAAACAAATTTAAAATTAAAGGTGGGAAATCAAGCACAGGTTATTAATGACTTAAAAGATGAAATAATTGATGTGGCAGTTATCGAAGGAGACCAGGTTTCCGGTCCTTTTGCTATTGAAGAAATAGCCACCGATGATATGACCGTCATTGTGCCGAATAAAAAGCCATGGAATGGCAAAAAATATTTGCTGCCGGAGGACTTTGTAAAACAGCCGCTTATTATGAGAGAACACGGCTCCGGCACTCGGCAGGTTGTGGAAAATTGCCTGCGCTCTGCAGGAATTGATATTTCCTCCCTCAATATCGTCATGGAGTTCAGCAGCGTGGACTCCATCAAAGCTGCTGTGGAAGCAGGTCATGGCATATCCATAATGTCAAGGCTTGCCCTTAAAAAAGAATTGCACAATAAGACCCTTAAGGCTGTTGATATTAAGGGCATCCCATTAAAGCAAAAGATTTACCTTGCCTACAAAACAGA comes from the Tepidanaerobacter acetatoxydans Re1 genome and includes:
- a CDS encoding selenium metabolism-associated LysR family transcriptional regulator; translated protein: MNIDFLKAFAAVAKTGSLTQAAEELFITQPALSQQIKQLENYFSIQLLERSNRGTSLTEAGKLLYDYSTKIADLFDELESKMDSLRASVEGSLTIGATSVVGGYAVPCSIFIFKEKYPETNLKLKVGNQAQVINDLKDEIIDVAVIEGDQVSGPFAIEEIATDDMTVIVPNKKPWNGKKYLLPEDFVKQPLIMREHGSGTRQVVENCLRSAGIDISSLNIVMEFSSVDSIKAAVEAGHGISIMSRLALKKELHNKTLKAVDIKGIPLKQKIYLAYKTEKAQSTVARAFIKFLRLPSRGFC